A stretch of the Vitis vinifera cultivar Pinot Noir 40024 chromosome 16, ASM3070453v1 genome encodes the following:
- the LOC100254450 gene encoding putative glycine-rich cell wall structural protein 1 translates to MSTFSLFLLVILALSGVAISYNFGGGDGGGGGGGGRPDQSPPEANHPPTGGSGSAHGPNWDYNWGWGSGPGSGWGYGSGSGRSSNGFGRGSGSGYGSGTGSGSGSGSGYGSGGASGSGSGGGGAGYGNGNGNGGGGYGHGNGNGNGGGGGGGYGNSNGNGGGGGYGNDDDGGGGYDGYGGGGGGGGGGGGGGGYGNGDGGGGWGGYYNRFVKEKKKHG, encoded by the coding sequence ATGTCCacattctctctctttctccttgTTATCTTGGCTTTGTCCGGTGTTGCCATTTCCTACAACTTCGGTGGTGGAGATGGCGGAGGCGGAGGCGGAGGTGGGCGGCCGGACCAGTCACCACCTGAGGCGAATCATCCACCCACCGGCGGCAGTGGGTCGGCGCATGGGCCTAACTGGGATTACAATTGGGGTTGGGGTTCCGGCCCTGGTTCGGGGTGGGGGTATGGGTCGGGGTCTGGCCGGTCTTCCAATGGGTTCGGTCGGGGATCCGGATCTGGATATGGGTCAGGGACGGGGTCCGGGTCTGGGTCTGGGTCTGGATATGGAAGTGGTGGGGCTAGTGGCAGTGGAAGTGGCGGCGGTGGCGCTGGATACGGTAATGGCAATGGTAATGGTGGTGGTGGATACGGTCATGGTAATGGTAATGGaaatggtggtggtggtggtggtggataCGGTAATAGTAATGGaaatggtggtggtggtggatatggtaatgatgatgatggtggagGTGGATACGATGGAtacggtggtggtggtggtggtggtggaggaggaggaggtggaggtggatacggtaacggtgatggtggtggtggttgggGAGGATACTACAACCGCTTCgttaaagagaaaaagaagcaCGGGTGA